One window of the bacterium genome contains the following:
- a CDS encoding NAD(P)H-dependent oxidoreductase, with translation MAKVLIIYYSLTGNTEKMANIVAKGVEKEKVEVEIKKVEDVKVDELKDADGIIIGSPTHYGSMASQIKQLFEESRKLQRQLVGKVGAAFTSSHWVGGGNETTIMDILRAFLIHGMIVQGEATGDHYGPVALYAPDERSSNQCEILGQKVARLVKRLKEEVE, from the coding sequence ATGGCTAAAGTTTTGATTATTTACTATTCCCTTACTGGAAACACAGAGAAGATGGCAAACATAGTGGCAAAAGGAGTAGAAAAAGAGAAAGTAGAAGTGGAAATAAAAAAAGTTGAAGATGTAAAAGTTGACGAGTTAAAAGATGCGGATGGAATAATCATCGGGTCGCCAACCCATTATGGCTCAATGGCTTCCCAGATTAAACAACTTTTTGAGGAGAGCAGGAAACTGCAGAGACAATTAGTGGGCAAAGTAGGAGCAGCCTTCACTTCCAGCCATTGGGTAGGTGGAGGAAACGAGACGACAATTATGGATATTCTCCGGGCATTCCTTATTCATGGGATGATTGTTCAGGGGGAAGCAACAGGCGACCACTATGGACCTGTGGCTCTTTACGCGCCTGATGAGAGAAGTAGTAATCAATGTGAAATATTAGGGCAGAAGGTGGCCAGGCTGGTTAAGAGGTTAAAAGAGGAGGTTGAATGA
- a CDS encoding HIT domain-containing protein — protein MKILWAPWRIKYILGKKEGCIFCDKVKENKDRENYILLRGKNAFVILNTFPYSNGHLMVAPYKHVPDLDGLEESELAELMRLVKTCTQILKKALKPEGFNIGANLGKASGAGVEGHIHIHIVPRWEGDTSFISTVGDTKIIPESLDDTYGKLLAAL, from the coding sequence ATGAAGATTCTCTGGGCTCCCTGGAGGATAAAATACATCTTAGGAAAAAAAGAAGGATGTATATTCTGCGATAAGGTGAAAGAGAATAAGGACAGGGAGAATTACATACTTTTGCGCGGGAAAAATGCCTTTGTAATACTTAATACTTTTCCTTACAGTAATGGTCACCTTATGGTTGCTCCTTATAAACATGTGCCTGATTTAGATGGTCTGGAGGAGAGTGAGTTGGCCGAACTGATGAGGCTTGTTAAGACTTGCACTCAAATTCTCAAGAAAGCCTTGAAACCAGAAGGTTTCAACATTGGAGCAAATCTGGGCAAAGCATCCGGGGCTGGTGTTGAAGGACATATCCACATTCATATTGTTCCTCGCTGGGAAGGAGATACCAGCTTTATTTCTACCGTGGGAGACACCAAGATTATTCCCGAATCTCTGGATGATACTTATGGGAAGCTTCTGGCAGCTTTGTAA
- a CDS encoding tetratricopeptide repeat protein: MIKKRLVVSFISVFLVLLFFSRGICRTEADVHFEKGVDYINQGDYQQAIEEFNRVINIDSEYVDAYCGIGIAYLNQKKYKEAIEAFEKATALDPDKPIAYYLLGKAYEETMNYEKAISAWNKFLALRPGGKRAKRLRKHIKRLEESK; encoded by the coding sequence ATGATTAAAAAGAGACTCGTAGTATCTTTCATTAGCGTATTCCTTGTCTTACTTTTTTTCTCGAGGGGAATATGCAGAACTGAGGCAGATGTTCATTTCGAAAAAGGTGTGGACTACATCAATCAGGGAGATTATCAACAGGCAATTGAAGAGTTCAATCGGGTAATAAATATCGATTCCGAATACGTTGACGCTTACTGCGGAATCGGCATAGCTTACCTGAACCAGAAAAAGTATAAGGAAGCAATAGAAGCCTTTGAGAAAGCAACAGCTCTGGATCCCGATAAACCAATTGCCTATTATCTTCTGGGTAAAGCCTACGAAGAGACAATGAATTATGAAAAGGCAATTTCTGCCTGGAATAAATTCCTCGCTCTGCGTCCCGGAGGGAAACGTGCCAAGAGACTGAGGAAGCATATCAAAAGATTGGAGGAATCTAAATAA